The proteins below are encoded in one region of Desulfomicrobium apsheronum:
- a CDS encoding PAS domain-containing sensor histidine kinase, whose translation MFDVKKEYNESVGMTKRYAKQDHLFELNSRETVGRDECFSHLIHEADSSDARVLNELKAQQSALLMQNEELRRALDNLENKLAVYSDFYNFSPQGFISLDEQGRVREANPWAISQLGMERDALINSSFGQRVASQDMEKFRVYLDLVFKTGERQSCDLMLRRKNMQDFRVKIDSVKPSNSGHIDFYMSPFTDIADIASQKVSSDVSYCGVDEKYHLNSDFPEDFENKFQILLQQFHGVLSGISGTVIVVSPDMKVLWSNIINEFGINSNISDNVLRYCNDFMGNCSVIYEKSAIIDCFNTGEKKSCIVTHGESVLDIRAFPVKENNDVISVLLLVFDVTGKMAIQEDAQYACHLLSLGELAASVAHEINNPVNGIINYGQILVNECGPESMERDLGGRILKEGERIGRLVKSLLSYAHERRKEKRATQVAAILEETLALTQAQIRKDGIQLVLDFPESLPKVTANLQQVQQGFINIISNARYALNEKYPGWHKNKCLAISGESVMVEGCPFVRVAFLDQGGGISAEKFSFLTKPFFSTKPFGKGTGLGLSITQKIINDHGGHLRFESEEGEFTRVIIDLPVHQKDEGICK comes from the coding sequence ATGTTTGATGTAAAGAAGGAATATAATGAGAGTGTTGGCATGACAAAACGGTATGCGAAGCAAGATCACCTCTTTGAGTTGAACAGCAGGGAAACGGTGGGCAGGGATGAGTGTTTCTCCCACCTGATTCATGAAGCCGACAGTTCAGATGCTAGAGTGCTGAATGAACTCAAAGCGCAGCAGAGCGCGTTGTTGATGCAAAACGAAGAACTTCGAAGGGCTCTGGACAACCTTGAAAATAAATTGGCGGTCTATTCAGATTTTTATAATTTTTCGCCCCAAGGCTTTATCAGCCTGGACGAGCAGGGCCGCGTCCGGGAGGCAAACCCTTGGGCGATAAGTCAATTGGGCATGGAAAGAGACGCGCTGATCAATTCGTCTTTTGGGCAGCGTGTAGCCTCACAGGATATGGAAAAATTCAGGGTATATCTTGATCTCGTTTTCAAAACAGGAGAGCGACAGAGTTGCGATTTGATGCTAAGGCGGAAGAACATGCAGGATTTCCGGGTTAAAATAGACAGCGTCAAGCCTTCAAATAGTGGTCATATAGATTTTTACATGTCTCCTTTTACAGACATTGCCGACATAGCCAGTCAGAAAGTGTCAAGTGATGTTTCGTATTGTGGAGTTGATGAAAAATATCATCTAAATTCAGATTTTCCTGAAGATTTCGAGAATAAATTTCAAATATTATTGCAGCAGTTTCACGGTGTATTGAGTGGCATTAGTGGAACTGTAATTGTTGTTTCTCCAGACATGAAAGTTTTGTGGTCGAATATAATTAATGAGTTTGGAATAAATTCAAATATATCCGACAATGTTTTGAGATATTGCAATGATTTTATGGGTAATTGTTCGGTGATTTATGAAAAATCTGCTATTATCGATTGCTTTAATACCGGAGAAAAAAAGTCTTGCATTGTTACGCATGGTGAATCTGTATTGGATATACGTGCGTTTCCTGTTAAGGAAAACAATGATGTAATCAGTGTTCTTCTGCTGGTGTTTGATGTTACGGGTAAAATGGCGATTCAGGAGGATGCTCAGTATGCATGTCATCTTTTGTCGCTTGGGGAGCTGGCAGCAAGTGTCGCGCATGAAATAAACAACCCGGTAAATGGCATCATCAATTACGGGCAAATACTGGTCAACGAATGCGGCCCCGAGAGCATGGAGCGCGATCTGGGGGGGCGCATACTGAAAGAGGGAGAGCGTATCGGCCGTCTGGTCAAATCCCTCCTTTCCTATGCGCACGAAAGACGAAAGGAAAAAAGAGCGACGCAGGTTGCGGCCATTCTGGAGGAAACCTTGGCCCTGACCCAGGCCCAGATTCGCAAGGACGGCATTCAGCTTGTTCTCGACTTCCCTGAAAGCCTCCCTAAGGTCACGGCAAATCTGCAACAGGTTCAGCAGGGGTTCATAAACATCATCAGCAATGCGCGCTATGCATTGAACGAAAAGTATCCGGGGTGGCACAAGAACAAATGTCTCGCGATCTCCGGCGAATCCGTCATGGTCGAGGGTTGCCCTTTTGTACGGGTGGCGTTTCTGGATCAGGGCGGAGGGATATCGGCCGAAAAGTTCTCGTTTCTGACTAAACCTTTTTTTTCCACCAAGCCTTTTGGCAAGGGGACCGGGCTTGGGCTCAGCATTACGCAGAAGATCATCAATGATCACGGGGGGCATCTGCGGTTTGAGAGTGAAGAGGGGGAGTTTACCCGCGTTATAATCGATTTGCCGGTTCATCAAAAAGATGAAGGAATATGTAAGTGA
- the xrtA gene encoding exosortase A has protein sequence MELLKNQKNLIIWGVFLAVAAGVVYWPIVVPMIRQWAADDNYSHGFLVPFIAGYLAYMRREDLLAAEVRPAESGLLLILFGLAMLLFGWLSTEYFTMRASLVVIIAGSVLYILGWRIFTILLAPLIYLLLMIPIPYIIYDAAAFPLKLFVTKVSVLALKAMGIVIWQEGNILMFPNITLEVADACSGLRSIMSLLALGTAYAFVLHSSVRDRVVLIASTLPIAVFTNCLRVIATGVLAQYFGAAAAEGFFHEFAGFFVFFAAVVMFVALGAALKRWS, from the coding sequence ATGGAACTCTTGAAGAATCAAAAAAATCTGATCATCTGGGGCGTTTTCCTGGCCGTTGCCGCTGGGGTCGTCTACTGGCCCATCGTCGTCCCCATGATCCGGCAGTGGGCTGCCGACGACAATTATTCGCATGGATTTCTCGTGCCTTTCATTGCCGGGTATCTGGCGTACATGCGGCGGGAAGATCTCCTGGCGGCAGAGGTGAGACCCGCCGAATCCGGCCTGCTCCTCATCCTCTTCGGGCTGGCCATGCTTCTTTTCGGCTGGCTGTCGACGGAATACTTCACCATGCGCGCCTCCCTGGTGGTCATCATCGCCGGTTCCGTGCTTTATATCCTGGGATGGAGGATATTTACGATTCTCCTTGCCCCTCTGATCTATCTGCTGCTCATGATCCCGATTCCCTACATCATCTATGACGCCGCCGCCTTTCCCCTGAAACTCTTTGTGACCAAGGTCTCGGTCCTGGCCCTCAAGGCCATGGGCATCGTTATCTGGCAGGAAGGCAACATCCTCATGTTCCCAAACATCACCCTTGAGGTGGCGGATGCCTGCAGCGGACTGCGCTCCATCATGTCCCTTCTGGCCCTGGGCACGGCCTACGCATTCGTGCTGCACTCCTCGGTCCGGGACCGGGTGGTGCTCATCGCCTCGACCCTGCCCATCGCGGTTTTCACCAACTGCCTGCGGGTCATCGCCACAGGGGTTCTGGCCCAATATTTCGGGGCGGCGGCAGCCGAGGGCTTTTTTCATGAATTCGCGGGATTTTTCGTCTTTTTCGCAGCTGTGGTCATGTTCGTGGCCCTGGGCGCGGCACTCAAGAGGTGGTCATGA
- the prsK gene encoding XrtA/PEP-CTERM system histidine kinase PrsK: MTPSFVSFLTTLCAVILAVGFAARMLLGVMRADRSRASGALALALLLSAGLEALDLLTLLYPESVQAWRMAGLLVEGALGPAWVWFTALFARNYEEGRLPGTQRALILLSCLMLPWAGYLAAQGAYFAPDFATEGLLFLLPGSFYFYIGFAVCCVAALLNIEATLAAAVHHRRWKIKFILLGAVSILAALILYYSQSLLHRSIDMSLAGLRSLALLLGTAMMWFSDLRRGPEVRISFSRRLAFKSVVLVAAGLYLVGLGLLGEGARLFGDDLGRAVLLVVSFLAGLGLLVVFLSDTVRRKIRLFLQMHFYGEKYDYRIQWVQFTQHLASARTQNELQQAALSACCETFGIVGAGLFLFDHDRKLYLPASLVEMDPHEGGFGEDSALVTELESRRSVLRAADVDDSSPWLARAGFAIPIFREDVLDGFVLLGRPINPQEEYDEEDFELMDTMARHISSALLNMRLLDQLARSREMEIMGKVSAFVLHDLKNHVYTLSLMADNAQKHIGNPEFQKDMVDSLGSTVGKMKILISQLKGLPDRHTLRREPVGLLSLAREATRPLPQERLDFQGPDVRVMIDSAEMGKVILNLCLNALEASTAGQSVSVTVGDEPEPFVRVTDHGVGIAKEFMAGGLFEPFKSTKAKGMGIGLYQCKQIVEAHGGRIEVRSAPDEGSEFIVCIGDRQGL, from the coding sequence ATGACCCCTTCCTTCGTTTCCTTTCTGACAACCCTGTGCGCCGTCATCCTGGCCGTGGGATTTGCCGCGCGCATGCTGCTTGGCGTCATGCGCGCCGATCGGTCGCGGGCTTCGGGAGCCCTGGCCCTGGCGCTGTTGCTGTCTGCCGGACTGGAAGCGCTCGATCTCTTGACGCTCCTGTACCCCGAATCGGTGCAGGCCTGGCGTATGGCCGGACTGCTGGTGGAAGGAGCCCTGGGGCCGGCCTGGGTCTGGTTCACCGCCCTTTTTGCCCGCAACTACGAAGAAGGCAGGTTGCCCGGAACGCAGCGCGCGCTGATCCTCCTGTCCTGCCTCATGCTGCCCTGGGCCGGGTATCTGGCTGCGCAGGGTGCCTATTTTGCCCCGGATTTCGCGACCGAAGGCCTTCTTTTTCTCCTTCCCGGCAGTTTTTATTTCTATATCGGTTTTGCGGTGTGCTGCGTCGCGGCCCTGCTCAACATCGAGGCCACCCTGGCGGCGGCCGTGCATCACCGGCGCTGGAAGATCAAATTCATTCTTCTGGGGGCCGTGAGCATTCTGGCCGCCTTGATCCTCTATTACAGCCAGAGCCTCCTGCATCGTTCCATCGACATGAGCCTGGCGGGCCTGCGCTCCCTGGCCTTGCTTCTGGGCACGGCCATGATGTGGTTTTCGGACCTGCGGCGCGGCCCCGAAGTACGGATCAGTTTTTCGAGGCGGCTGGCATTCAAGTCCGTGGTCCTGGTCGCGGCCGGTCTGTATCTGGTCGGGCTCGGCCTGCTCGGGGAGGGTGCGCGCCTTTTCGGGGACGATCTGGGCCGCGCCGTGCTGCTGGTGGTCAGCTTTCTGGCCGGGCTCGGTCTTCTGGTCGTTTTTCTTTCGGACACGGTGCGCCGCAAGATCCGCCTTTTTCTGCAGATGCACTTTTATGGTGAAAAGTATGATTATCGCATCCAGTGGGTGCAGTTCACTCAGCACCTGGCCTCGGCCCGCACCCAAAACGAACTGCAGCAGGCGGCATTGTCGGCCTGCTGCGAAACCTTCGGTATCGTGGGGGCGGGGCTCTTTCTCTTCGATCATGACCGCAAGCTTTACCTGCCCGCCAGCCTGGTGGAGATGGACCCTCACGAAGGTGGTTTCGGGGAAGACTCGGCTCTTGTGACGGAGCTTGAATCCCGGCGTTCCGTGCTGCGCGCGGCGGATGTGGACGACTCTTCGCCCTGGCTCGCGCGGGCCGGCTTCGCCATTCCCATTTTCCGCGAAGACGTGCTGGACGGGTTTGTACTTCTGGGCCGGCCCATCAATCCACAGGAGGAGTACGACGAGGAAGATTTCGAACTGATGGACACCATGGCCCGGCATATCTCTTCGGCCCTTTTGAACATGCGTCTGCTGGACCAGTTGGCCAGGTCGAGGGAGATGGAGATCATGGGCAAGGTCTCGGCCTTTGTGCTTCATGATCTGAAGAATCATGTCTATACGCTCTCGCTCATGGCCGACAACGCGCAAAAACATATCGGCAATCCCGAATTTCAGAAGGACATGGTTGATTCTCTGGGAAGCACGGTTGGCAAGATGAAGATCCTCATCTCGCAACTTAAAGGTCTCCCCGACCGTCACACCCTGAGGCGCGAGCCCGTGGGCCTTTTGTCCCTGGCAAGGGAAGCCACCCGGCCTTTGCCGCAGGAACGCCTTGATTTCCAGGGTCCGGACGTGCGGGTGATGATTGACAGCGCGGAGATGGGCAAGGTGATCCTGAATCTTTGCCTCAACGCACTGGAGGCGTCCACGGCGGGTCAATCCGTATCCGTCACGGTAGGGGATGAGCCCGAACCGTTTGTAAGGGTGACGGACCATGGCGTGGGCATTGCCAAGGAGTTCATGGCGGGCGGGCTCTTCGAGCCTTTCAAGTCCACCAAGGCCAAGGGCATGGGTATCGGGCTGTATCAATGCAAACAGATCGTGGAGGCCCACGGCGGGCGCATCGAAGTGCGCAGTGCGCCGGATGAGGGCTCTGAATTTATTGTATGTATTGGTGACAGACAGGGTTTGTGA
- a CDS encoding YdcF family protein, with translation MVVMAGGRDVRLPSVAALYKEGVAQRVLLTNDGIFAGWSTKYDRNLYLVEWAREDLLEMGVPEDAIVSLSYTASGTIHDALNTLDYVRAHPEIRSLLVVTTDYHTRRTLWTFGLVFEGEGTQIGICPVPDLSQSWWRRVQVTYLEFLKYVYYRLRY, from the coding sequence ATGGTCGTCATGGCGGGAGGGCGTGATGTGAGACTACCATCCGTTGCGGCATTGTATAAGGAGGGTGTTGCGCAAAGGGTCCTGCTGACCAACGATGGCATATTTGCCGGCTGGTCCACGAAATACGACAGGAATCTCTATCTGGTCGAATGGGCAAGGGAAGATCTGCTTGAAATGGGAGTCCCTGAGGACGCGATAGTTTCACTGAGCTACACGGCCAGCGGCACCATTCACGACGCCTTGAATACGCTGGATTACGTTCGAGCCCATCCTGAGATCCGCAGCCTGCTTGTGGTCACCACGGACTACCATACTCGCAGAACTCTCTGGACCTTTGGGCTTGTCTTTGAAGGGGAGGGGACCCAGATCGGGATTTGTCCTGTTCCGGATCTCTCACAGTCATGGTGGCGTCGCGTACAGGTCACGTATCTCGAATTTCTGAAGTACGTGTACTACCGCTTGAGGTATTGA
- a CDS encoding response regulator, translating into MNANILVIDDEESIRFTFYKFLADKGNHVCTSKNLLESLSKMKDTVYDLIIVDIILSDGCGLDVLKKINRNEVETQVIIMTAYPTLETIDMSFKMHAADYIIKPIRQGELISSVSNIIQKKISLRKKNIKNNEICA; encoded by the coding sequence ATGAATGCAAACATACTTGTCATTGATGACGAAGAATCAATTCGATTCACATTCTATAAATTTCTTGCCGATAAAGGAAACCATGTCTGCACGTCAAAAAATTTATTGGAATCACTGTCTAAAATGAAAGATACAGTTTATGACCTTATAATTGTTGATATTATTTTAAGCGATGGATGTGGATTAGATGTTTTGAAAAAAATTAATCGAAACGAAGTTGAAACTCAGGTGATAATAATGACGGCTTATCCAACACTTGAAACAATTGATATGAGCTTCAAAATGCATGCTGCGGATTATATCATAAAGCCAATACGACAGGGTGAACTTATTTCTTCAGTGAGCAATATAATACAGAAAAAAATATCTTTGCGTAAAAAGAATATTAAAAACAATGAGATTTGTGCTTAA
- the prsR gene encoding PEP-CTERM-box response regulator transcription factor → MEHLLIVDDNEDVLTQLKWGLTSESYNLHLAANVDEALAIFRKLHPGVVTLDLGLPPHVESSEEGFRGLVEMLKLEPSAKIIVVTGNDERENALQAIKLGAFDFFRKPIDLDELRVIIRRAFHLHAIERESVVQQDEAASELKDNCGIVGACAAMRGVLGLIDKVATSDVPILISGESGTGKELVARAIHSKSLRRHGPMICINCGAIPENLIESELFGHERGAFTGAASMVRGKVEYASDGTLFLDEIGELPVNLQVKLLRFLQEMVIQRVGGRKDIPVNVRIIAATNIDIAAAIAQGRFREDLYYRIGVVNIHLPPLREREDDVRILAEYFLDRIARDLGKTLAGFTPDALSCLNTYGWPGNIRELENKLRRAVLLADSTLLTAEELGFGESDYALDGLGLTDKTLKEARAMLEKKMVLAALAKHEGNIVKASEALGISRPTMYDLLKKHEISN, encoded by the coding sequence TTGGAACATTTGCTTATCGTTGATGATAACGAGGACGTCCTGACCCAGCTCAAGTGGGGCCTTACCTCGGAATCTTACAATCTCCACCTGGCCGCCAATGTCGACGAGGCGCTGGCGATCTTTCGTAAACTTCACCCCGGTGTCGTGACCCTGGACTTGGGCCTGCCGCCGCATGTCGAGTCTTCGGAAGAGGGGTTCAGGGGGCTGGTGGAGATGCTCAAGCTTGAGCCTTCAGCCAAGATCATTGTCGTCACCGGCAACGATGAGCGCGAGAATGCCTTGCAGGCAATCAAGCTCGGGGCCTTTGATTTTTTCCGCAAGCCCATTGATCTGGACGAGCTGCGAGTCATCATCCGCCGCGCATTCCATTTGCATGCCATTGAGCGGGAGAGCGTGGTTCAGCAGGATGAAGCTGCCAGCGAGCTCAAAGACAACTGCGGAATTGTGGGCGCATGCGCGGCCATGCGCGGGGTGCTCGGCCTTATCGACAAGGTTGCCACTTCGGACGTGCCGATCCTCATTTCCGGCGAGAGCGGGACGGGCAAGGAACTGGTGGCCAGGGCCATTCATTCCAAGAGCCTGCGCAGGCATGGCCCCATGATCTGCATAAACTGCGGCGCAATCCCCGAGAACCTGATCGAGTCCGAGCTTTTCGGGCACGAAAGGGGGGCCTTCACCGGCGCGGCCTCCATGGTCAGGGGCAAGGTCGAGTATGCCAGCGACGGGACCCTCTTTCTGGACGAGATAGGGGAGTTGCCCGTCAACCTGCAGGTCAAGCTGCTCAGATTCCTGCAGGAGATGGTCATTCAGCGAGTCGGGGGCAGGAAGGACATCCCCGTCAATGTGCGCATCATCGCGGCCACGAATATCGATATCGCCGCGGCCATCGCTCAGGGGCGTTTTCGGGAAGATCTGTATTACCGTATCGGCGTGGTCAATATCCATCTTCCTCCCCTGCGGGAGCGTGAAGATGACGTGCGCATTCTGGCCGAATATTTTCTGGATCGCATCGCTCGCGACCTGGGCAAGACCCTGGCCGGGTTCACGCCTGATGCCCTGTCCTGTCTCAACACCTACGGCTGGCCCGGCAACATCCGTGAGCTTGAAAACAAGCTGCGTCGCGCGGTGCTGCTCGCGGACTCGACCCTGCTCACGGCCGAGGAGCTGGGCTTCGGGGAGAGTGACTACGCCCTGGACGGTCTCGGCCTGACGGACAAAACTCTGAAGGAAGCCCGCGCCATGCTTGAGAAGAAGATGGTTCTGGCGGCCCTGGCCAAGCACGAGGGCAACATCGTCAAGGCTTCCGAAGCGCTCGGGATCAGCCGTCCAACCATGTACGACCTTTTGAAAAAGCACGAGATTAGCAATTAG
- a CDS encoding sigma-54 dependent transcriptional regulator produces the protein MIGKILILDDEESIRFTLSRFLRAAGHAVVTTASCSEALSKISGEGFDVVFVDIFLEDGTGIDILREIKARGLGCPVIMITGDPGIETVTEAIHLGAFDYIPKPVKQEALLNAARLALSYKAANDEKERYRSNLEAIFRSVREAILSVNNESVLIEFNEAASEMCGFSQTDIGNPVSLLPRTTDNRFETILAEALTSGQPREEDRVECSAANGVRKVVSARIYPLLNTQGQSTGVVMMLRDDTHVSNLEMKLREYGQFHRIIGKSEPMQKVYALIKTLAGVQTTVLITGESGTGKELVAEALHMAGDLSDKPLVKVNCSALPESLLESELFGHVKGAFTGAIKDSEGRFQKANGGTIFFDEIGDLSPMVQLKLLRVLEEREFERVGSSATVKANVRVIAATNKNLLEQVSQGILREDLYYRLKVVEIKLPPLRTRTGDIPLLVDHFCERFNAKFKKNIKSVSSDVFQAFLRYSWPGNVRELEHTMEHAFVLCNKSVITYDDLPTDFMKLAGVRRSRPEAQSDDAGVVLAALNNTDWNKAKAARLLGIDRVTLYRKIKRYGLVREASDAKLLRQ, from the coding sequence GTGATCGGAAAAATTCTGATTCTCGATGACGAAGAGTCGATCAGATTCACGCTTTCACGATTTTTGCGTGCTGCGGGGCACGCTGTCGTGACCACCGCGAGTTGCAGCGAGGCCTTGTCCAAAATTTCCGGGGAAGGCTTTGATGTCGTGTTTGTGGACATATTTCTCGAAGACGGCACGGGAATCGACATCCTGCGCGAGATCAAGGCCAGGGGGCTGGGCTGTCCGGTGATCATGATCACCGGCGATCCGGGTATCGAGACCGTGACCGAAGCCATTCATCTGGGGGCCTTCGATTACATTCCAAAGCCCGTCAAGCAGGAGGCGCTCTTGAACGCCGCCCGCCTGGCCTTGTCTTACAAAGCCGCCAACGATGAGAAGGAGAGATACCGCTCAAACCTTGAAGCGATCTTCAGAAGCGTCAGGGAGGCTATCCTTTCTGTCAACAACGAGTCCGTGCTGATCGAATTCAACGAGGCGGCCAGCGAAATGTGCGGGTTTTCCCAGACCGACATCGGCAACCCAGTCAGCTTGCTGCCGCGAACGACCGACAACAGGTTCGAGACGATTCTGGCGGAAGCGCTGACGAGCGGCCAGCCCCGCGAAGAGGATCGCGTCGAGTGCAGTGCGGCGAATGGAGTCCGCAAAGTGGTCAGCGCGCGGATCTATCCGCTGCTCAACACCCAGGGGCAATCCACCGGAGTGGTGATGATGCTGCGTGACGACACGCATGTGTCCAATCTGGAAATGAAGCTGAGGGAGTACGGGCAGTTTCACCGCATCATCGGCAAGAGCGAGCCGATGCAGAAGGTCTACGCCCTGATAAAAACGCTGGCCGGAGTTCAGACCACGGTCCTTATCACCGGCGAAAGCGGCACGGGCAAGGAGCTTGTCGCCGAAGCCCTGCACATGGCCGGAGATCTCAGCGATAAGCCCCTGGTCAAGGTGAACTGCTCGGCCTTGCCCGAGAGCCTGCTTGAGAGTGAACTCTTCGGTCACGTCAAGGGGGCGTTCACGGGCGCGATCAAGGACAGCGAAGGGCGCTTTCAGAAAGCAAATGGCGGAACAATCTTTTTTGACGAAATTGGGGACCTCTCGCCGATGGTGCAGCTCAAACTTTTGCGCGTCCTGGAAGAGCGGGAGTTTGAACGGGTTGGAAGCTCCGCGACCGTGAAGGCCAATGTGCGAGTCATCGCGGCGACAAACAAGAACCTCCTGGAGCAGGTCAGCCAGGGAATTCTGCGGGAGGACCTCTATTACCGGCTTAAAGTGGTCGAGATCAAGCTGCCTCCTTTGCGCACCCGGACTGGGGATATCCCCCTCCTTGTCGATCATTTTTGTGAACGGTTCAACGCGAAGTTCAAAAAGAACATCAAATCCGTGTCATCCGATGTTTTTCAGGCTTTCCTCAGATATTCATGGCCAGGCAACGTGCGCGAGCTTGAGCATACCATGGAGCATGCCTTTGTCCTTTGTAACAAGAGCGTCATCACGTATGACGATTTGCCCACGGATTTCATGAAGCTGGCAGGAGTGCGACGCTCCCGCCCCGAGGCTCAGAGTGACGATGCGGGCGTGGTTCTTGCGGCCCTGAACAACACCGACTGGAACAAGGCGAAAGCTGCGCGGCTGCTTGGGATAGACCGGGTGACCCTGTACCGCAAAATCAAGAGATATGGTCTTGTCCGAGAAGCTTCGGATGCAAAACTGTTGCGTCAATGA
- the wecB gene encoding non-hydrolyzing UDP-N-acetylglucosamine 2-epimerase: protein MIPIKIISVVGARPNFMKIAPFVKAIEGHNALHPDKPVRHILVHTGQHYDMRMSEGFFRSLSIPDPDINLEIGSGTHAEQVGQTMIAFEKVLLQERPDWVVVVGDVNATLACSVTAKKLCIKVCHIEAGLRSGDITMPEEINRLVTDRLSDLLLTPDRLSNENLRREGVLDEKIGFVGNIMIDTLEANREKAANLDPSAILRENLLMPGADCPALNGSYALLTMHRPSNVDQKEILEPILNFLTDEVAVRMPVIWPIHPRTRKMLQTFGLWSKAMSCSNLVLLHPIGYHEMLRLNMQATVMLTDSGGLQEECCVLGTPCLTLRWNTERPVTLKEHGGASVLVGNNVERIRNEFLITLELDRSPQRPDLWDGKAAVRCVEELLRK, encoded by the coding sequence ATGATACCGATCAAAATTATTTCAGTGGTGGGTGCGCGGCCCAACTTCATGAAAATCGCCCCCTTTGTGAAGGCCATTGAGGGTCACAACGCACTTCACCCGGACAAGCCTGTCAGGCACATCCTCGTCCACACCGGCCAGCACTATGACATGCGCATGTCCGAGGGCTTCTTTCGCAGTTTGTCTATTCCGGATCCGGATATCAACCTGGAGATCGGATCCGGCACTCATGCCGAGCAGGTTGGCCAAACCATGATTGCCTTCGAGAAGGTACTTCTGCAGGAGCGCCCCGACTGGGTCGTGGTGGTAGGGGACGTCAACGCCACCCTCGCTTGCTCGGTTACGGCCAAGAAGTTGTGTATCAAGGTTTGCCACATCGAGGCGGGCTTGCGCAGTGGCGACATAACCATGCCCGAAGAGATCAACCGCCTGGTCACCGACCGCTTGAGCGATCTGCTCCTGACGCCAGACCGCCTCTCGAACGAAAATCTTCGTCGGGAGGGCGTGCTCGATGAGAAAATAGGTTTCGTGGGCAACATTATGATCGATACCCTGGAGGCCAACCGCGAAAAAGCCGCCAACCTTGATCCGTCGGCCATTCTTCGTGAAAACCTTCTAATGCCCGGGGCGGACTGTCCGGCTTTGAATGGCAGCTACGCCCTCCTGACCATGCATCGTCCTTCCAATGTGGATCAGAAGGAGATTCTGGAGCCTATTCTGAACTTTCTGACCGACGAGGTCGCTGTCCGAATGCCTGTCATCTGGCCCATCCACCCTCGCACTCGGAAGATGTTGCAGACCTTCGGCCTATGGTCAAAAGCGATGTCCTGCTCGAACCTGGTTCTGCTGCATCCCATAGGCTATCATGAGATGTTGCGTCTGAACATGCAGGCGACCGTCATGCTGACTGACAGCGGCGGCTTGCAGGAGGAGTGCTGTGTTCTGGGTACCCCATGCCTGACCCTGCGTTGGAATACTGAACGACCGGTGACTCTGAAAGAACACGGAGGCGCCAGCGTGCTGGTAGGAAACAATGTGGAACGGATTCGTAATGAATTTTTAATTACGCTGGAGCTTGATAGGAGCCCGCAGCGACCAGATTTGTGGGATGGCAAGGCAGCTGTGAGGTGCGTTGAGGAGTTGTTACGGAAGTGA
- a CDS encoding exosortase C-terminal domain/associated protein EpsI, translating into MNIRFRFLFIMLLLAGAGTYMAFHRDLEVPPGRPFEEFPASHAGWRMIGQANLSENVVKVLMPTDYLSRRYAREDGSSVDMYLSFFDGGPDSGRIHSPKHCLPGGGWTELSSRHATLDLGGEAVNLVRAVYAMGNNREVIYYWFAMRGKTMSDEFSLKIAEISGSMFHRRRDQSFMRISVQGDGAQEEAERRIEGFLRDFYPVIRDFLPN; encoded by the coding sequence ATGAATATTCGCTTCCGTTTTCTTTTCATCATGCTTCTTTTGGCCGGGGCCGGAACGTACATGGCGTTTCATCGCGATCTCGAAGTGCCCCCGGGGCGCCCCTTCGAGGAATTTCCGGCCAGCCATGCGGGCTGGCGCATGATCGGGCAGGCAAACTTAAGCGAAAACGTCGTGAAGGTGCTGATGCCGACGGATTATCTCTCCCGGCGCTATGCCAGGGAGGACGGATCGAGCGTCGATATGTACCTGAGTTTTTTCGACGGCGGACCCGATTCGGGCAGGATACACTCGCCCAAGCATTGCCTGCCTGGCGGCGGCTGGACGGAACTGTCCTCCAGGCACGCGACGTTGGATCTGGGTGGGGAAGCGGTGAATCTGGTCCGGGCCGTGTACGCCATGGGCAACAACCGGGAGGTCATCTACTACTGGTTCGCCATGCGCGGAAAGACCATGTCGGACGAGTTCTCCCTGAAGATTGCCGAGATTTCAGGCTCCATGTTCCACCGTCGCCGGGACCAGAGCTTCATGAGAATTTCCGTGCAAGGCGATGGCGCCCAGGAGGAGGCGGAGCGACGGATCGAAGGTTTTCTGCGGGATTTCTATCCGGTCATTCGCGATTTTTTGCCAAACTAG